The DNA sequence GTGCTGCCGGGCATCATCGTCGGCCGCGAGCTGGCCACATCGCTGCGCGTGGTGGTGGGAGACCGGGTGAACGTCGTGTCGCCGCTCGGCACGGAGCTGGGCCCCACGGGTCCCATCCCCAAGAGCCGCGCGTTCAGGGTGGCGGGCATCTTCTACTCGGGCATGTACGAGTACGACTCCAAGTTCGTCTACATCCTGCTCAAGGAAGCGCAGGACTTCTTCAACGTGAAGGGCGCCACCGGCATCGAACTGAAGGTGGCGGACATCGACGACGCCCGGCGCATCTCCAACCAGGTGGTGCGCGTGCTGGGCGGCTATCCCTACCGCGCGCGCGACTGGGGAGAGATGAACAAGAACCTCTTCTCCGCGCTGCGCCTGGAGAAGCTGGTGATGGGCATCATCCTGTCCATCATCATCATCGTCGCCGCGGGCCTCATCGTCGCCACGGTCATCATGCTGGTGCTGGAGAAGCGCAAGGAGATCTCCGTCCTCAAGGCGCTGGGCGTCCCGGACGGCGGCATCGTGAAGATCTTCCTCGCCGAAGGACTCCAGATTGGCGTGGCCGGGGGCCTGCTGGGCCTCTTCTCCGGGCTCGCGTGGTGCCTCTTCATCGAGAAGGTCGGCATCAAGCTGGACCCGGAGGTGTATTACATCCCCGCGCTGCCCGTTCGCATCGAACCGGTCCAGACGGCGCTGGCGGTCATCATCGCGGTCCTCGTCACCTACCTGGCGTCCATCTACCCGGCCCTCAAGGCGAGCAGCGTGGAACCGGTCGAAGGTCTGAAGGCGGAGTAGCCATGGCGCTGTTGTCCATCCGCAACGTCTTCAAGAGCTACTTCCTGCACGGCAAGCGCATTGACGTGCTGCGCGCCGTGTCGCTGGACATCCAGGCCGGGGAGCTGGTGTCCATGATTGGCGCGTCCGGCGCGGGCAAGAGCACCTTCCTGCACGTCCTGGGCACGCTGGACGCCCCGGCCGCCGGAGAGGTCCTCTTCGACGGGCGCTCCGTCTTCTCCATGAACGACGCGGAGATCGCCGAGTTCAGGAACCGCACCATTGGCTTCGTCTTCCAGAGCCACTACCTGCTGCCGGAGTTCACCGCGCTGGAGAACGTGGCCATGCCCGCGCTCATCCAGCGGCGGGAGCGCGCGGGTGCCTACACCTACGCCCGGGAGCTGCTGGAGCGCGTGGGGCTGGGCAGCCGCGTGGATCACCGCCCCGGGGAGCTGTCCGGCGGCGAGGCCCAGCGCGTGGCGCTCGCGCGGGCCCTGGTGCTCAAGCCCGCGGTGCTGCTCGCGGACGAGCCCACCGGCAACCTGGACCCCACCACGGGCGAGGGCATCCACCAGCTGCTCCGGGACGTCAACCGGGACCTGGGGATTACCGCCGTCATCGTGACGCACAACGAGACGCTCGCCCGCTCCATGCCCCGCCGCCTGCGGCTGGCCGGCGGGCAGGTGTCGGAGGCCTGATGGCCGCTCGCTTTTGGATTGAGGGCCCCTTGGCCCATCCCGTAGATTGCCCCGCCTTTTCCTGGCCGGACTGCACTTGAGGCTCACCGTTCTGCGCAAGTCATTGCTCCCGCTGCTGGCGGTCGCCCTGTGGGCGCTCTGGCCCGGCCCTGCCCACGCCCAACTGGACGTGGACGCGGGCTCGCCCGCCGTCCTTCCGCCGTCCACGTCCGCCGCCACCCCCGTCGCCGCTCCGGACGCGGGCACCGACGCCGGTGTCGATGCCCCCCTCGCCAGCGACCCGGAGGAGGACGCGAACGTGTCCGCCGGGGACCGCGTGGTGGAGGTCCGCGTGGAGGGCAACCGCCGCGTGGAGGCCGAGGCCGTCCGCCGCGCCCTGCGCACCAAGGTCGGTGACGCGCTCGCCGGCCCCCGCACGTCGGAGGACCTGCGCGCCGTCTGGGCCCTGGGCTACTTCTCGGACGTGCAGCTGCTCGTCCAGCGCCTGCCCGCCGGCCTCGCCTACGTGGTGCGCGTCGTGGAGCGCCCCACCATCCGCGCCGTGCAGCTCCAGGGCAACGAGGAGCTCAGCGCGGAGGACCTGAAGGAGCAACTGGAGCTCAAGCCCGGCACCATCCTCGACATCGAGGCGGTGCGCGCGACGCAGAAGAAGATCCAGGAGAAGTACGTCGAAAAAGGCTACTTCCTGGCGGAGGTGACGTACCGGCTGGACCCGGTGGAGCAGGGCGCCGCGGTCAACGTCGTCTACGTCATCAACGAGCACTCGAAGGTGATGGTGAAGCAGATCAACCTCCTGGGCGCGGAGAAGGTCTCTCCGGAAGAGCTCAAGGCGGTGATGATCACCCGTGAGGGCGGCTTCCTGTCCTTCTTCACCGGCGAGGGCACGTACCGCGAAGAGGCCTTCCAGCGCGACCTGGCGGTCATCCAGATCGCCTACTACGACCGCGGCTTCATCAACGTGCGCGTGGACAAGCCCACCGTGCAGCTGTCCGCGGACAAGCGCGACATCTACATCACCCTGCACATCGTCGAAGGCGACGCCTACGACATTGGGAAGATCGACTTCGCGGGCGACCTGGAGCGCCCGCCGGAGGAGCTGGCGAAGCTGATGAGGTCGCGTCCCAAGGAGCGCTTCAACCGAGGCCAGCTCTCCACGGACATCTCCGCCATCTCCGACG is a window from the Corallococcus soli genome containing:
- a CDS encoding ABC transporter ATP-binding protein; its protein translation is MALLSIRNVFKSYFLHGKRIDVLRAVSLDIQAGELVSMIGASGAGKSTFLHVLGTLDAPAAGEVLFDGRSVFSMNDAEIAEFRNRTIGFVFQSHYLLPEFTALENVAMPALIQRRERAGAYTYARELLERVGLGSRVDHRPGELSGGEAQRVALARALVLKPAVLLADEPTGNLDPTTGEGIHQLLRDVNRDLGITAVIVTHNETLARSMPRRLRLAGGQVSEA